TTTCTCTTTTCTGGGGTGCAAACTTTAGAAGAATTAGGCCCGAATTGGAGTAGCTATTTTATCAGCGTTGTCCCGATAGAAATGCTTTATCTTGAACCTAACGAAGCTGAAGAATTACTGCTTAATCCAGATCCAGATTTTACGCTGCGTTACGCTACAGATATTGTAAAGGAAGTATTAAAACTTACCAATTGTCACCCTTACTGCCTACAATTATTGGGCGCATCAATGGTGAATCAAGCTAACTTTAACCATACTGACTTTATTACTGCTGAACTCTTGCAAGCTTCTATTAATGACGCATTTATTTCCGGTCAGCCTTATTTTACAAATATTTGGACAGAGTTTACAGGAACTACACCAGAAGAAATGGTAATTGGTCAAGAATTATTATTACAAGTTGCCAAGACAGATATTTTATTACCTATAACTACTGAAATTGCTGAAAAGGTATTAACCCGCTTGTTGCGTTATCATATTTTACACAAAATCAATGGAGGATATGATTTTGAGATTCCTCTGTTAAAACAATGGGTGAAAGAGCGTGCAGTAAGAAGCTAATTATTTAAAGTTAGGATGGTGCGTTAGTCTCCGGCATAACACACCCTACAGCTACAGGTCAAACAAGACTAAAGTGCTGTTGTTGCATATAGCCTAACCTACTCTGATGGAGTAGCAAGCTACCCGTAGCGTCTGGCAGAAAAAGTATTGCTCCTTTAATCAAATAATTTTGTTGATAAACGCGATGTGTTTGTTCATGAAAATGATGTGTTTGTTGATGAACGCGATGTGTTTGTTCATGAAAACGATGTGTTTGTTCATGAACGCGATGTGTTTGTTCATGAAAACGATGCGTCTGTTGATAAAAACGATGCGTTTGTTCATGAAAATCATAATTTAAGTAAAATTATGTAGGCGTAGTCCCTCGTAAATCAGTGAGTGGTTAGGGACTTCCAGATAAAAAAATTTAATTTTGTTCACGTCTATGAATATGACCTAACAGACTTTAAATTTTATCATTCACGGTTCGTTTATCCAAAAATGCTCAATCAAAACCAAATACCTTTATTAGATGCCTTAAAAGCCAATGCAGCAAGACCTCATGCGCCTTTTTACACTCCAGGACATAAACTAGGTGAGGGAATTTCTCAACCTTTGGCTGATTTACTTGGTAAAGCCGTCTTTCGCGCTGATTTAACTGAATTAGCAGATTTAGATAATCTCTTTGCACCCCAAGGCGTGATTCAAGAAGCACAACAACTGGCGGCTGAGGCCTTTGGTGCTTCGCAAACATGGTTCCTTGTCAATGGTTCTACCTGTGGGATTGAAGCAGCAATTCTCGCTACCTGTGGCACAGGCGATAAAATCATTTTGCCTCGCAATGTACATTCTTCTGCGATCGCAGGTTTAATTCTCTCTGGTGCAATACCAATTTTTCTCAATCCTGAATACGATCCAGTTTTAGATATTGCCCACAGTATCACACCTAATGCTGTACAATCTGCACTCCAACAGCATCCAGATGCGAAAGCAGTGTTGATAGTTTATCCAACATACTACGGCGTTTGTGGAGATTTGAGTGCGATCGCCAACATTACACATCAATATAATATCCCTCTACTCGTAGACGAAGCACACGGCGCACACTTTGCCTTTCATCCCGAATTACCCACTTCAGCTTTAGCCGCAGGTGCGGATTTAGCTGTACAATCCATCCACAAGGTACTTGGTGCAATGACACAAGCATCAATGCTGCATATCCAAGGTAATAGAATAGATGGCGATCGCATCAGTAAAGCTTTGCAACTTGTACAGTCTACCAGTCCTAGTTATGTACTTTTAGCTTCTTTAGATGCAGCGCGTCAGCAAATGGCACTCCACGGAAAAATGCTGATGTCTCGTACTTTGTTACTTGCTGACGAAGCTAGAACCAGAATCAGTCAAATTCCTGGATTATCAGTTTTGGAAATGCCTCAGTTAGCTGAATCTCCCGGCTTTGTAGCTTTAGATAAAACACGACTAACTGTCACGGTTTCTGCTTTAGGCTTAACCGGATTTGAAGCAGATGAAATTTTGGATGAGAAATTAAGTGTTACTGCTGAATTCGCCTCACTGCAACATCTCACCTTTATCATTAGTTTGGGTAATACCTCAGCTGATATTGAGCAATTAGTGCAAGGTTTTACCACCCTCGCAAAAGAATATCGCCGAACTGATTCAATAGTTAAAAAGCAAGTTTGGCAAAATCTTGATAAAACACCGAGTTATGATTTACAACTTTCTCCCCGTGAAGCTTTTTTTGCGGTCAGTGAAACACTACCTCTGTCACAAACTGATAAACGCATCTGCGCCGAAATCATCTGTCCCTATCCCCCAGGAATTCCTGTGTTAATGCCGGGAGAATTCATCACTAAATCTGTCCTGGAATACCTACAACAAATCCAGGCTATGGGGGGATTTATCAGCGGTTGCAATGACATTAGCCTCAAAACTTTGAAAGTTGTGAAATAACACAGATGTCTCAACGAAGTACTACACTCGGCCTAAGCCTCTCACTCGTACTCAGGTTCCAGAGCCGACAAATCTTCCAGGTTTAAGATTAATTGCTTTAGTATTTGGTTTGTTTCGCTACAAATGCAATCCAATAACTTGCTTAAAATAGCTAGAAATTTTTGGCAGCATAGCGCATGACGCGAATTTATTTATAGATATTTCGCTCATGCGCTATTTCCTTACTCCCTACCTTCTACAATAAGGATAGACTTTATTGAGATTTGTATAGTTGGGGATCAGCTGTCATGGCTCCCGCCGTTTTCATTCAAAATTTGCAAAAGCGCTACGGCACAGTGGTTGCCGTCCAAGATGTTTCCTTTCAAGTAGAACCAGGAGAAATCTTTGGTTTACTTGGCCCCAACGGTGCTGGGAAAACTACTACCTTGCGTGCCTTGTGTACCCTGACCACACCGGATGCAGGCAAAATCGAAGTATCTGGCATCTCTGTGTTAGATAATCCAAGAGTAGCAAGACAACGACTAGGCTATGTAGCTCAGGAAGTCGCTATAGATAAGGTGCTGACTGGAAAAGAACTGCTGCAATTGCAAGCAGCACTTTATCACCTCCCAGGCGCAGTAGCCAAACAGCGTATTGAGACGGTATTAGATTTACTCGGTTTGCAAGAATACGCCAATAAAAAAACAGGAACCTACTCTGGCGGTTTACGCAAGCGCCTAGACTTGGCTGCTGGGTTGCTCCATGCACCAGATGTTTTGGTGTTGGATGAGCCAACTGTAGGGCTTGACATAGAAACCCGTTTTGTGGTGTGGGATTTCTTGAGAAAATTACGCGCCTCTGGGACGACGGTAGTAATTACCAGCCATTATTTAGAAGAAATTGACGCCCTAGCCGATCGCGTGGCAATTATAGATCGCGGCGTTGTGATTGCTAGTGGTACACCTTCACAACTGAAAGATCAAGTAGGGGGCGATCGCATCACCTTGCGAATCCGCGAATTTTCCCCCATTGAGGAAGCTGAAAAAGCCAAAAACCTCCTGAAACCTTTGTCATTTGTCCAAGAAGTAATCATCAACAGCGCTCAAGGTAACTCCCTTAATTTAGTGGTGACACCTCAGAACGATGTTTTGATTAACATACAGCAAGCGCTGAAAACCGCTGGCTTACCCATATTTGGCATCGCCCAATCTCGCCCCAGCCTCGATGACGTTTACCTTGCCGCCACAGGACGCACCTTATTAGATGCAGAACTGGCAGCCGTCGCCACCCGCGATCCGAAAGCTGAGAAAAAGCAAAATATGAGGTAGGGAATGGGGAGTGAAGAAGAGAATAGGTGACAGGGTACAGATTATTCCCTGTCACCTGTCACCTCTCCCCTAATTCCAATCCCCAATCTAAAATCCAAAATCCAAAATCCAAAATTGCTATGAGTGTGACTCCTAAATCTGATATCAATTGGCAGCCATTAGCATCGCCGCAAGTAGATGCTAATATTGCGTCTAACTTTTTCGGTGAATTGGTACAAGAGACGTTGGCTTTAACTCGTCGCTTGTTTATTCAGTTGCAACGCCGTCCCTCATCTTTAATTGCTGGAATTATTCAACCAGTAATGTGGTTAGTACTATTTGGTGCATTATTCCAAAATGCTCCCAAAGGTATATTTGGCAATACAACAAATTACGGTCAATTTTTAGCTGCTGGCATTATTGTGTTTACAGCCTTTGCTGGGGCACTGAATGCTGGTTTACCCGTAATGTTTGACCGTGAGTTCGGCTTTTTGAATCGTTTGCTGGTAGCACCATTAGCATCGCGGTTTTCTATTGTTTTTGCTTCGGCAATCTTCATCATCAGCCAAAGTTTGCTGCAAGCAGCCGTAATTGTTGCAGCAGCAGCATTCTTAGGGGCTGGACTACCCGATGCAGTGGGTTTGAGTGCGATCGCTCTCATTGTCTTGCTTCTAGCTTTGGGTGTAACAGCCATCTCCCTCGGTTTAGCTTTTGCTCTACCCGGACATATTGAATTGATTGCAGTGATTTTTGTCACTAACTTACCATTATTGTTTGCGAGTACTGCTTTAGCACCTCTATCTTTCATGCCTCAATGGTTACAGGTTATCGCTACCCTGAATCCTCTTAGCTATGCGATCGAACCAATTCGCTATCTCTATTTCCACAGTGATTGGGAATTAGGTAGTGTAGTGATGCAGGCTCCTTGGGGCAATGTTACCTTTGGGGGAGCGTTGCTGGTGTTGTTTGGCTTTGCCCTAGTCGCCTTACTAAGTATTCAACCCCAACTGCGTCGCACTCTTGCTTAAAGAGATAAAATAGATAAATTTTAGGGTAGAAACCCCATGAAAAAACCATTTTTACAAATTACTAGTCTGTTTGTAGCTACGGCAGCAGGGATTACCTTTGCTTCCTTGCTGATGGCTCAACCCAGTTCCGCTCAAGTCAGTAGTCCAACCGATGCTTTTCCCAGTAATAGTACCACAGACCAAAATACCGATCCTTTCGCGCGGTCAAACTCAGATAATTTCAATATGTTTGACCTGATTCATCGGGCGAATTTTGGGACTCTCAACTGGAATTCTGACCAACAGAACGAAGAACTAAACTCAGCAGCAGCAGCCTTTAAAGCAAGGCAACAAAAATTAATTCAAGGTCAACAACGGCAAGCAACCCCCAGTTCGCCAACGATTATACTACCATCAACTACGCCGCCATCGGTTACACCGTCATCAGGTAACTGAATTCAAACAAAGAACCCCAAGCCACTACAGGCTTGGGGTTGAAAAGATTTAAAAAATCCTTAATTATCAGGTAAAAAACTACAGCCCAAGTGCAGCTAAAACATCGCTAGCATGGGTGGTAGTATTTACACTAGCGTCAACATGGGTAATTTTGCCGTTAGGGTCAATTACGTAAGTGACGCGCTTGGCATAACCACCGCCATCCACATCGAAAGCTTTGATAAGGGATTTATCGCTGTCTGCCAGTAGGGGAAAATTCAAATTATATTTTTGAGTGAATGCCTGATGGGAGACTTCATCATCTGCACTAACTCCCAAGACTACAATATCTTTGCCTTGATATTGAGACTGGGCATCCCGAAAACTACAGGCTTGTTTGGTGCAGCCTGGCGTGTCATCTTTGGGGTAAAAATACAAAACCACTGTCTTTCCGGCAAAATCAGATAAAGAGACTGTGTTGCCGTTTGTATCTTTGGCGGTAAATGCAGGTGCATCCGTACCAACTGCTAGAGGCATAATTAACCTTTCCTGTTTCAGATTGTTGATGCACTTGAAATTTTACATTAATTTATAATGATTAAATATAATTACTAAAAAATAGCATAACTATACTTTAGGTAACTAATTTTGGTTTAATGGGGTATTTGTTGCAATAAAAAATATATTCTTCAATTAATCTTTTTGAAAAGAAAAATTTCTCCCCATACACAATGCCTGTTGTTGATTCCCAAAACCCAAATATTTTTGTCTATCCTCAAAGCACAGTAGAAAGAGCCGAGCGATCGCTAGTGTGTTCACCCTTTAATGTATCTTTATTTGAAGTGATGAGACACCAGAGTGTGTCATTAACTGCGATCGCTCTAGAAAATGGACTCAAGCATGGCTATACCAAGCGCCCTTTATCAGAATTAGCCTGTGATAACGCCTTGGGCTGGCTAATTCAAGTGGGTGTATTGCGGCGAGAAGTCGATGGACAGGGGATTACAGATAGTTTTCGCCTCACTCCTTTGGGACGCCAGTTAGTCGAACAATATCAAGGAAGAAATTGGCGTACTCCTTCATGGCGCGATCGTTTCTATGATGCTGTGATTCGTTGGTTACGGATACCTTTTTAGAATCAAAACCCCAAGAGTTAGGATTAGGGAATCAAAGGGAACAATATATACGGAAACATCACATCTATTCATGAAGTCTTTACCATAATCATCTAATTGAAGTTTGTGATTGTTATGGTGGGCATTGGGCATGATGTATTATTTCATCTCGCCTGCCCCACTGTTGTTCGCTCCTAAAAATTAACCCTGTATCTTGAAAAACTAAGTGATAGCGACTATGAAATCAATTATGGTGGTGGGGACAACATCTCATGCAGGGAAATCACTTTTAACTACAGCTATTTGTCGCATTCTGTCGCGGCGTGGTTGGCGAGTGGCTCCCTTCAAAGGTCAAAATATGGCTTTAAATGCTTATGTGACTGCCAGTGGTGGAGAAATTGGCTATGCCCAAGCAGTGCAAGCTTGGGCGGCGGGAGTCGTGCCTTGGGTAGAAATGAACCCGATTTTACTCAAACCCCAAGGGGATATGACTTCTCAAGTAATTATCAAAGGTAGGTCTGTAGGCAAAGTGAGTGCTTCAGATTACTACGAGCAATATTTTGAACTGGGATGGCGGACAATTGAAGAATCGCTACAGCATTTAGGAACAGAGTTTGACTTGGTGGTTTGTGAAGGTGCTGGTAGTCCAGCGGAGATTAACCTCAAGCACCGCGATTTAACTAATATGCGGGTGGCCAAATATTTAAATGCGCCAACCATGTTAGTAGTTGATATTGATCGGGGTGGTGCTTTTGCCCATGTTGTTGGCACTTTAGAGTTATTAGAACCAGATGAACGCGCCTTAATTAAGGGTATAGTCATTAACAAATTCCGAGGACAGCGATCGCTCCTAGATCCAGGCATAAAATGGTTAGAAGAACGTACAGGTATCCCCGTTGTCGGTGTTATACCTTATTTACAAGAAATGTTTCCAGCAGAGGATTCTCTTGACTTGCTAGAACGTCAATCGTCATCAAGTAAAGCCCAAACTGACCTCAATATTGCTGTCATCCGCTTACCAAGAATTGCCAACTTCACCGACTTTGACCCACTGGAATCAGAAAGTACAGTTTCAGTAAAATATCTTAGCCCTAAGCAAGATTTGGGACATCCTGATGCAGTGATTATCCCAGGTACAAAGACCACAATTTCTGATTTGCTACTGCTACAAAAAAGCGGTATGGCAGAAGCAATTCAGAACTATGCTGCATCTGGCGGAACGGTTTTAGGTATCTGCGGTGGCTATCAAATGCTCGGTCAAATCATTGCCGATCCAGAAGGGATAGAAGGACAAGCAGGCAGATTTCAAGGGTTAAATCTTTTACCAATCAGAACCGTAATTACCGGACAAAAAATCGCCCGCCAGCGCCAAGTTAGCTCAAATTATCCACAACAGGGCTTGCCAGTTAATGGCTTTGAAATTCACCAAGGGCGATCGCGCATTGAACAACAAGGCATAGACCCCCAATCGTACCATGCCCTATTTGACGATATTAATTTAGGATTAGTAGATAGTTGTCAATCGGTGTGGGGAAGTTACCTCCACGGGCTTTTTGACAACGGCCCTTGGCGACGGGCTTGGTTAAATCGCCTCCGTCAACAGCGCGGTTTAAAATCTTTGCCCACAGGTGTTGCTAACTACCGAGAACAACGAGAGCAGATTTTGGACTCCCTAGCCACTGAAGTAGAAAGCCATTTAGACTTAACTCCATTTTTGTCTTAAACTAAAGTGCGTATTTTTTCGATCAGAGTGTCATTAGTAAATGACCAATGACCAATGACCAATGACCAATGACTAATGACCAATGATTGTTCGTGTCCGCTTTTTACCAGATGATGTCACAGTAGATGCTGAAGTAGGCGAAGCTCTCTTAGATGTAGCAGACCGGGCTGGGGTATTTATTCCCACCGGTTGTCTAATGGGGTCTTGTCACGCTTGCACTGTCGAATTAGAAGATGGAGAGATTATTCGCGCTTGTATCACCGCAGTACCGCCACGCGAGGAATTGACGATTAATTTATTTAGCGATCCTACTTGGTAATGTCGGCCCTGTTCTTGACAAGCACTGGTATAGTATGCGGATTATTGTAGATAGAATAACTTATGAGTTACATAACGCATAATATCTACCATTACTAATTTATGTCTCCGTCAGACAAGTATCCAAAATTTAAAGATAAAAGGACGGAGCGGTTTGCTTTAGGTGAGAGGGTCAAGGAGTTTCAGGCTTTTACAGACCAAGCATACAAACGACTTGATATATTAGATGCCGCTACTAACAAAGAATCTTTGATGAAACTACCGAGCAACCATTTTGAGTCTTTAGAGGGTGATCGAAAAGGTCAATATAGCATTCGGATCAATAAGCAATGGCGAATTTGTTTCAATTGGCCAGACGAAGAATCTAAACCTTTCAACATCGAAATTACAGACTATCATCCTTAAAGGAGAACAACATGGCACGGCCACCCATCCATCCTGGAAAAATTCTTGCTGATGAGCTTCATGAATTGCAGATGAGTGCAAGTGAGTTAGCACGTATCCTTCATGTACCAACAAATCGTATTACTGAAATAATTAATGGTGAACGGGCAATTACTGCTGATACAGCATTACGATTGGGTCAATGGTTTGGTACTGGTGCAGAGTTGTGGATGAATTTACAAAAGAATTATGAGCTTAGACTAGCTGAAGAAAAAATGGGTGAAGAAATTCAGGCAACTATTTCGCCCCGGATATTATCTGAGTACAAGCAAGTCAATGCATAAACAAAAATCTAATGATTGATTAGATTTTTGGGATAGACAGCAAGAAAGTTTGACCCATTGTTTCTTAGTGCGGCGATCGCATTTTTTAATAAAATTAATGCCAAAGAAAATCCGGGAACTGAAGCAAATGCTTTGCCAATCAGGTTTTACAGAAGTCCCAGGAAAAGGCAGTCACACTAACTGGGTGCATCCTTTGTATGATGGAAAAATTACGCTTTTAGGCAAAGATGGAGCAGATGCCAAACGTTACCAAGAAAAGGAAGTAAAACAGGCAATTAAAAAATTAGAGGAGAAGAAAGAAGATGAGTAAGCTGAAGTACCAAATGCTTATTCAATGGTCTGATGAAGATGATTGCTATTTAGTAGGATTCCCTGATTTTCCAGGACAACACTGGCGGACTCATGGTGATACTTATGAGTTAGCGGTGGCAAATGGAATTGAAGCCTTAGAGTCTCTAATTATTGCTTATGAAGCTACGGGTGGTTCACTTCCAGA
This Nostoc sp. C052 DNA region includes the following protein-coding sequences:
- a CDS encoding aminotransferase class I/II-fold pyridoxal phosphate-dependent enzyme, whose amino-acid sequence is MLNQNQIPLLDALKANAARPHAPFYTPGHKLGEGISQPLADLLGKAVFRADLTELADLDNLFAPQGVIQEAQQLAAEAFGASQTWFLVNGSTCGIEAAILATCGTGDKIILPRNVHSSAIAGLILSGAIPIFLNPEYDPVLDIAHSITPNAVQSALQQHPDAKAVLIVYPTYYGVCGDLSAIANITHQYNIPLLVDEAHGAHFAFHPELPTSALAAGADLAVQSIHKVLGAMTQASMLHIQGNRIDGDRISKALQLVQSTSPSYVLLASLDAARQQMALHGKMLMSRTLLLADEARTRISQIPGLSVLEMPQLAESPGFVALDKTRLTVTVSALGLTGFEADEILDEKLSVTAEFASLQHLTFIISLGNTSADIEQLVQGFTTLAKEYRRTDSIVKKQVWQNLDKTPSYDLQLSPREAFFAVSETLPLSQTDKRICAEIICPYPPGIPVLMPGEFITKSVLEYLQQIQAMGGFISGCNDISLKTLKVVK
- a CDS encoding ABC transporter ATP-binding protein encodes the protein MAPAVFIQNLQKRYGTVVAVQDVSFQVEPGEIFGLLGPNGAGKTTTLRALCTLTTPDAGKIEVSGISVLDNPRVARQRLGYVAQEVAIDKVLTGKELLQLQAALYHLPGAVAKQRIETVLDLLGLQEYANKKTGTYSGGLRKRLDLAAGLLHAPDVLVLDEPTVGLDIETRFVVWDFLRKLRASGTTVVITSHYLEEIDALADRVAIIDRGVVIASGTPSQLKDQVGGDRITLRIREFSPIEEAEKAKNLLKPLSFVQEVIINSAQGNSLNLVVTPQNDVLINIQQALKTAGLPIFGIAQSRPSLDDVYLAATGRTLLDAELAAVATRDPKAEKKQNMR
- a CDS encoding ABC transporter permease translates to MSVTPKSDINWQPLASPQVDANIASNFFGELVQETLALTRRLFIQLQRRPSSLIAGIIQPVMWLVLFGALFQNAPKGIFGNTTNYGQFLAAGIIVFTAFAGALNAGLPVMFDREFGFLNRLLVAPLASRFSIVFASAIFIISQSLLQAAVIVAAAAFLGAGLPDAVGLSAIALIVLLLALGVTAISLGLAFALPGHIELIAVIFVTNLPLLFASTALAPLSFMPQWLQVIATLNPLSYAIEPIRYLYFHSDWELGSVVMQAPWGNVTFGGALLVLFGFALVALLSIQPQLRRTLA
- a CDS encoding peroxiredoxin — its product is MPLAVGTDAPAFTAKDTNGNTVSLSDFAGKTVVLYFYPKDDTPGCTKQACSFRDAQSQYQGKDIVVLGVSADDEVSHQAFTQKYNLNFPLLADSDKSLIKAFDVDGGGYAKRVTYVIDPNGKITHVDASVNTTTHASDVLAALGL
- a CDS encoding Npun_F0494 family protein; this encodes MPVVDSQNPNIFVYPQSTVERAERSLVCSPFNVSLFEVMRHQSVSLTAIALENGLKHGYTKRPLSELACDNALGWLIQVGVLRREVDGQGITDSFRLTPLGRQLVEQYQGRNWRTPSWRDRFYDAVIRWLRIPF
- the cobQ gene encoding cobyric acid synthase CobQ, translated to MKSIMVVGTTSHAGKSLLTTAICRILSRRGWRVAPFKGQNMALNAYVTASGGEIGYAQAVQAWAAGVVPWVEMNPILLKPQGDMTSQVIIKGRSVGKVSASDYYEQYFELGWRTIEESLQHLGTEFDLVVCEGAGSPAEINLKHRDLTNMRVAKYLNAPTMLVVDIDRGGAFAHVVGTLELLEPDERALIKGIVINKFRGQRSLLDPGIKWLEERTGIPVVGVIPYLQEMFPAEDSLDLLERQSSSSKAQTDLNIAVIRLPRIANFTDFDPLESESTVSVKYLSPKQDLGHPDAVIIPGTKTTISDLLLLQKSGMAEAIQNYAASGGTVLGICGGYQMLGQIIADPEGIEGQAGRFQGLNLLPIRTVITGQKIARQRQVSSNYPQQGLPVNGFEIHQGRSRIEQQGIDPQSYHALFDDINLGLVDSCQSVWGSYLHGLFDNGPWRRAWLNRLRQQRGLKSLPTGVANYREQREQILDSLATEVESHLDLTPFLS
- a CDS encoding 2Fe-2S iron-sulfur cluster-binding protein, encoding MIVRVRFLPDDVTVDAEVGEALLDVADRAGVFIPTGCLMGSCHACTVELEDGEIIRACITAVPPREELTINLFSDPTW
- a CDS encoding type II toxin-antitoxin system RelE/ParE family toxin, which codes for MSPSDKYPKFKDKRTERFALGERVKEFQAFTDQAYKRLDILDAATNKESLMKLPSNHFESLEGDRKGQYSIRINKQWRICFNWPDEESKPFNIEITDYHP
- a CDS encoding HigA family addiction module antitoxin gives rise to the protein MARPPIHPGKILADELHELQMSASELARILHVPTNRITEIINGERAITADTALRLGQWFGTGAELWMNLQKNYELRLAEEKMGEEIQATISPRILSEYKQVNA
- a CDS encoding type II toxin-antitoxin system HicA family toxin codes for the protein MPKKIRELKQMLCQSGFTEVPGKGSHTNWVHPLYDGKITLLGKDGADAKRYQEKEVKQAIKKLEEKKEDE
- a CDS encoding type II toxin-antitoxin system HicB family antitoxin, with the protein product MSKLKYQMLIQWSDEDDCYLVGFPDFPGQHWRTHGDTYELAVANGIEALESLIIAYEATGGSLPEPTVYKAA